The Triticum aestivum cultivar Chinese Spring chromosome 7B, IWGSC CS RefSeq v2.1, whole genome shotgun sequence genome window below encodes:
- the LOC123162876 gene encoding uncharacterized protein produces the protein MAAPCTSTTDDRLAVLLEEIFLRLPTPADLVHASAACVPFRQIATGNSFLRRFRKEHSPSFIGFMDWHGFRPALPPHTTAPIASAVPRAADFTFSFLPSPTPYTLLPDPGCWCVRSIRDGRVLLDRGHKRDYGSVLFPELVVCDPLHRRYHLLPPIPDDLAASVRDALHLTYQRSCEVILVPPGKEVDKEEYETSFRVIRMAQCKTKVVAFFYSSTTGQWQSIASKAWSDLLVCGMPIVSLKYRLFYHSHYAYGCLYWPMTNGIEFGLKNRPREAMLMLDTMTMEFSVADYPPGRWRGFQVGVVEAGEGRLGLLTFSINDAASQLRYMVRQNTDGSNNEWQLEKIIPLGSGNHSIVASTERYLLLLRLDFGTDHSEGLSLDVKTFQLERVCELSDVTSRSIYTSFPPSLSSRTV, from the coding sequence ATGGCCGCGCCGTGCACTTCCACCACAGACGACCGGTTGGCCGTCCTCCTGGAGGAGATCTTCCTCCGGCTACCCACCCCAGCCGACCTCGTCCACGCCTCCGCCGCCTGCGTCCCCTTCCGCCAGATCGCCACCGGCAACTCCTTCCTTCGCCGCTTCCGTAAGGAACACTCTCCCTCCTTCATCGGCTTCATGGACTGGCACGGCTTCCGCCCCGCGCTCCCTCCTCACACCACCGCGCCCATAGCCAGTGCAGTCCCCCGCGCTGCTGACTtcaccttctccttcctccctaGCCCCACCCCCTACACGCTGCTCCCAGACCCCGGCTGCTGGTGCGTCCGCAGCATTCGCGACGGCCGCGTCCTCCTCGACCGAGGCCACAAGAGAGACTATGGTTCAGTCCTCTTCCCGGAGCTCGTGGTGTGTGACCCGTTACACCGGCGATACCACCTGCTTCCACCGATCCCTGACGACCTAGCCGCGTCGGTGAGGGACGCACTCCATCTGACTTACCAGCGCAGCTGTGAGGTCATCCTCGTTCCTCCCGGCAAGGAAGTGGACAAGGAAGAGTACGAAACTTCATTTCGTGTAATCCGGATGGCACAGTGCAAGACCAAGGTGGTGGCATTTTTCTATTCTTCAACCACGGGGCAGTGGCAATCCATTGCATCAAAGGCTTGGAGCGATTTGTTAGTCTGCGGCATGCCAATTGTATCTTTGAAATACCGTTTGTTCTACCATAGTCATTATGCCTACGGATGTTTGTACTGGCCGATGACGAATGGGATAGAATTTGGGCTGAAGAATCGTCCGAGGGAAGCTATGCTCATGCTTGACACCATGACAATGGAGTTCTCCGTTGCTGATTATCCACCTGGAAGATGGAGAGGGTTCCAGGTTGGCGTCGTGGAGGCAGGGGAAGGCAGGCTTGGATTGCTCACTTTCTCAATTAATGATGCAGCATCACAACTTCGTTATATGGTTAGGCAAAACACAGATGGGAGTAACAATGAGTGGCAGTTGGAGAAGATAATCCCCTTGGGTTCGGGCAATCATTCTATTGTTGCTTCAACCGAGAGGTACTTGCTCCTCCTAAGGTTAGATTTTGGGACAGACCACTCTGAAGGTCTCTCATTAGATGTCAAGACATTTCAGCTTGAGAGGGTGTGTGAGCTATCTGACGTTACAAGCAGGTCAATATATACCAGCTTCCCTCCATCACTGTCATCCAGGACAGTATGA
- the LOC123162608 gene encoding uncharacterized protein: MAAPCTSITDDRLAVLLEEIFLRLPTPADLVHASAACVPFRQIATGNSFLRRFRKEHSPSFIGFMDWHGFRPALPPHTTAPIASAVARAADFTFSFLPSPTPYTLLPDPGCWCVRSIRDGRVLLDRGHKRDYGSVLFPELVVCDPLHRRYHLFPPIHDDLAASVRDALHLTYQRSCEVILVPPGKEVDKEEYETSFRVIWMAQCKTKVVAFFYSSTTGQWQSIASKAWSDLLVCGMPIVSLKYRLFYRSHYAYGCLYWPMTNGIEFGLKNRPGEAMLMLDTMTMEFSVADYPPGRWRGFQVGIVEAGEGRLGLLTFSINDAASQLRYMVRQNTDGSNNQWQLEKIIPLGSGNHSIVASTERYLLLLRLDFGTDHSEGLSLDVKTFQLERVCELSDVTSRSIYTSFPPSLSSRTV, translated from the coding sequence ATGGCCGCGCCGTGCACTTCCATCACAGACGACCGCCTGGCCGTCCTCCTGGAGGAGATCTTCCTCCGGCTACCCACCCCAGCCGACCTCGTCCACGCCTCCGCCGCCTGCGTCCCCTTCCGCCAGATCGCCACCGGCAACTCCTTCCTCCGCCGCTTCCGTAAGGAACACTCTCCCTCTTTCATCGGCTTCATGGACTGGCACGGCTTCCGCCCCGCGCTCCCTCCTCACACCACCGCGCCCATAGCCAGTGCAGTCGCCCGCGCTGCTGACTtcaccttctccttcctccctaGCCCCACCCCCTACACGCTGCTCCCAGACCCCGGCTGCTGGTGCGTCCGCAGCATTCGCGACGGCCGCGTCCTCCTCGACCGAGGCCACAAGAGAGACTATGGTTCAGTCCTCTTCCCGGAGCTCGTGGTGTGTGACCCGTTACACCGGCGATACCACCTATTTCCACCGATCCATGACGACCTAGCCGCGTCGGTGAGGGACGCACTCCATCTGACTTACCAGCGCAGCTGTGAGGTCATCCTCGTTCCTCCCGGCAAGGAAGTGGACAAGGAAGAGTACGAAACTTCATTTCGTGTAATCTGGATGGCACAGTGCAAGACCAAGGTGGTGGCATTTTTCTATTCTTCAACCACGGGGCAGTGGCAATCCATTGCATCAAAGGCTTGGAGCGATTTGTTAGTCTGCGGCATGCCAATTGTATCTTTGAAATACCGTTTGTTCTACCGTAGTCATTATGCCTACGGATGTTTGTACTGGCCGATGACGAATGGGATAGAATTTGGGCTGAAGAATCGTCCGGGGGAAGCTATGCTCATGCTTGACACCATGACAATGGAGTTCTCCGTTGCTGATTATCCACCTGGAAGATGGAGAGGGTTCCAGGTTGGTATCGTGGAGGCAGGGGAAGGCAGGCTTGGATTGCTCACTTTCTCAATTAATGATGCAGCATCACAACTTCGTTATATGGTTAGGCAAAACACAGATGGGAGTAACAATCAGTGGCAGTTGGAGAAGATAATCCCCTTGGGTTCGGGCAATCATTCTATTGTTGCTTCAACCGAGAGGTACTTGCTCCTCCTAAGGTTAGATTTTGGGACAGACCACTCTGAAGGTCTCTCATTAGATGTCAAGACATTTCAGCTTGAGAGGGTGTGTGAGCTATCTGACGTTACAAGCAGGTCAATATATACCAGCTTCCCTCCATCACTGTCATCCAGGACAGTATGA